Part of the Denticeps clupeoides chromosome 3, fDenClu1.1, whole genome shotgun sequence genome, TTACTACAGCAATGTATTCCCACCACTATATAGAACTCTGAGTAAAGCTGTTTTGATGTAAGGCGGTAGTAGATCTGCACACTCTCAGTTTTACTCCAACCCACTTTTACTCAAGCAACATGCAACACAGGGCCAGACCTGTGCAGATCCATCCAATTACAGAAAAATGCTCTAAATCCGGCCCCCATCCACAGAAACATCTGCATCAGCAGATCAGAGTTTGAGGACACGACTGTGGTCACCAGTTCCTGTCGAGTAGGTCAGACAGGAATGCGGAATGGCAGGTAGATTAGACAGCACACAAGCCTGCGTGCAGGTTCCACACACCTGAAGAAGTGAGCGAGAGGTCGGCTTGATCTCTCCTGTGGGCCGCGTGGGCGTCGCTCTGTGGGTGTGTTGGCCCGGCTGACTCAGGCAGAATTAGCATATTCCGGAGACACTGCTGTCTTTCTTCCCCGCGGCAGGGAACAGGTGTTCACCGACCAAACCTGAGCGCAGTCTGAAATACGCCTGAAGCACCGCGATCCTTGGAAGGAGGCCATGCTGGAGTAGAATTCCCGGCCGCCCCTCCCATCCAGCGCTGGCATTCCCATAAACCGGTGACTCACCGCACTTTCACCACGATCCTGGATCGATACTCGACCAAAGCTCCACAGAAGGGGTCATTCTTCCATAATTCATCTTGTACAGAATAAAGCCAGGGATGAATGTAACATTTGAAAAGTGGCCCTGTTGACCTGATATGAGGCAGAAACAGAGGAGGCAACAAACATCAGCTTCCATGTGCAgaaatattcttttaaaaagtgacaGGGAGGAAATTCAACCACCACAATGctcctactactactactaacaacaacaatattacTACTAATAACATCAACAGCCAcaataatactactaataacaaCCACAATCCTACtactaacaacaacaatactactactaataacatCAACAGCCAcaataatactactaataacaaCCACAATCCtcctactactactaataacaacaacaacaatactacTAATAACAACCACAATCCTACTGCTACtactaacaacaacaatactactactaataacatCAACAGCCAcaataatactactaataacaaCCACAATCCTCCTACTACtactaacaacaacaacactactactactaataacatCAACAGCCAcaataatactactaataacaaCCACAATCCTACtgctaacaacaacaacaacaatactactactaataacatCAACAGCCAcaataatactactaataacaaCCACAATCCTACTGCTACtactaacaacaacaatactactactaataacatCAACAGCCAcaataatactactaataacaaCCACAATCCTCCTACTACtactaacaacaacaacactactactactaataacatCAACAGCCAcaataatactactaataacaaCCACAATCCTACTGctaacaacaacaatactactactaataacatCAACAGCCAcaataatactactaataacaaCCACAATCCTACTACTACTatcaacaacatcaacaacaatactactactaataacatCAACAGCCAcaataatactactaataacaaCCACAATCCTACTGCTACtactaacaacaacaacaacaacaatactactactaataacatCAACAGCCAcaataatactactaataacaaCCACAATCCTACtactaacaacaacaatattacTACTAATAACATCAACAGCCAcaataatactactaataacaaCCACAATCCTACtactaacaacaacaatattacTACTAATAACATCAACAGCCAcaataatactactaataacaaCCACAATCCTACTGCTACtactaacaacaacaataatattacTACTAATAACATCAACAGCCAcaataatactactaataacaaCCACAATTCTACTGCTactaaaaaacaacaacaatactactactactaacaataacaacaacactactaATAATAGTTGTACTAACAAccacaataataacaaaaacacaataattctactaataacaacaacaataaaagcaagaacaacaacaataatattactaataataataataacaagaacaacaacCACACTACAACAAtcactactactaataataacagtaacaaAAACCCCAACCAcaataatactactaataacaacaacaataacaaaaaaaacaataattctactaataacaaaaataataacaacaaccacaataataataataataataagaaatagaagtagaataataatgaaagtgaagcgtGCTTCTGACGTTCGTACGTCAGGCCTGTTTTGTTCCACGTACAGAATATATTTGTGGGCGCCGCTCCAGGCGCGTTTCGGTCTCGGCGTTTACCGGCATCCACGTCAGGCCGAGGGTTACAGGGGCGTGTGAAGTGGGCGGGGCGatgcggggcggggcggggcggggcggggcgaggCGGCCGGGTATAAAGCGGCGCGTCCCCGGCGCGGCGGGCCACAGCGTTACGCCGAGGTCGGCCGGAGTGCGGAGGAGCGCAGCGGACCGTCGGCGCGGTACAGTAGCGTTCCCCTCTTTTACCGCGTAACGCTGGACGCGCCCGTACGTCCGCCAGCATGGAGCAGCCGTTTTATCATGACGACTCGTTTCTCTCTGCTTATGGCCACTCAGACCTCAAGCTCCTGAAGCAGAACATGAGCGTGGGCTTCGCCGAGCCCTACCGGACCTACAAGAGCCAGCTGCGCGGCGCCGAGCCGGACTTCTACCCGGAGGGCGCGTCGCTGAAGCTCGCCTCGCCGGAGCTGGAGCGGCTGATCATCCAGGGCGGCGGCGGGGTCCTCACGTCACCCGCGCCGGGACACTTCCTGCCCTACGGGCGGCCCATCACGGAGGAGCAGGAGGGCTTCGCGGACGGCTTCGTCAAGGCGCTGGACGAGCTGCACAAGATGAaccaggtgccgccgcccaacGTGTCCCTCGGACCCGGCGCCGGAGCCGACGGCCCGGTCTACACCACGCTCGGCCCCTGCGCGCCCAACACTACCGGCTACCCCAGCGCCACCATCAGCTACCTGCCGCACCCGCACTACCAGCAGCCCTTCCCGCCGCTCAAGGAGGAGCCGCAGACGGTGCCCGACCTCCAGAGCAGCGACGGCTCCCCGCCCGCGTCCCCCGTGGACATGGAGAACCAGGAGCGCATGAAGGCGGAGCGCAAGCGCCTGCGCAACCGCCTGGCGGCCACCAAGTGCCGCAAGCGCAAGCTGGAGCGCATCTCGCGTCTGGAGGACAAGGTGAAGGCGCTGAAGACGGACAACGCGGGCCTGagcggcgcggcggcgcggcTGCGGGAGCAGGTGGCGCAGCTGCAGCAGAAGGTGCTGCGCCATGTGGGCAGCGGCTGCCAGCTGCACGTCAAGTCCTGCTGACGTCGGCGTCAGGtagaagaaaaggagaagaaaagaagaagaaaaaaacaaaaaaaaagttgcccgGCGGGGTTGTCCATATAAGGGCAAGTTTGGGCCCGTGACGTCACGGCTGCCGGGAATCCCCGCCCACCTTACCGGCCACGTGGGTTCTGCGATCGTGGGAGGGCGGCGCGGGATTTTCCCCCACGACGCGCCGCTTTCGTACTTCCCAAAACAGACATAAAAGGAGCACTTTCCAGGGAGGCATGAAAACAGGGCCCACGCCTTTCCActcgatgatgatgatggtgatgatgatggtgatttcCACACGAGCAACTCGCATCATGATCTGTACATAAcgtttaataaatataaatatatatatatatacgcaaAAGGCCTTTTTATTTCAAGTATTTCCTAGGAAGGAGGCTTTTATCTGGTGTTTGAAGGTGGGCCTTCCTGGTGGAGCAGGTGATGGAGTGACGAGGGGGAGGATCTGAGGGGAACGTGGAGTGAcacgcgtcctctgtatttaaccatcgcccttggggtggcacctcggcggattcgaacccacaaccttccggtTACGACTCCACTTACtcgcccgctaggccaccgttgCCCCAAAAATGTCACCAAAACTGAAACTGAGCTGATGGATTCTGCCGTATTTCTCCACGGTCCTGACTCAGCAGATACCACACCGTTACCCGGGGTAACGATGCCTCTGTAGGGGATGGGACATTGGACATGGCAGAGCGGTAAAAGTGTCCTCCGTTTCCCAGACCGGGGTCGCTGTTAGAATTACAATATCCTTACGGTCATTGTACAATTTACGTCAAAAttagaagacccgggttcaaaccccacttactaccatggtgtccctgggtgtctccagggggggactgtccctgtcactactgattgtaagtcgctctgtataaatgctgtaaatggaatcTGCTGAATCTGTATTTTTGATGCCTGTAACTGTATGTGAATAAGGGCGGTCGGTGTAAGTGGGCGTGTTCGGATTCATCATTAACATATAAATATGATGGCAGTGACGCCATCTGGTGGTGGAGCATGGAACAGAGCATGAAAAACCTGGAACGTAACAAGTTAGATTTACTCGCGTCATTGTAATTACTGAGTAGCTTTTTAGAAATAGGTTTTAAACTATTTAAACTGTACTTGAGTGTCTTTTTCATGCCGATTctgtttaaatgacatttaaaataaataacagccTAACAGAGGAGCTGCAGTGGAAGACGGGCCGGAGAGACACGAATGGGACAAGAATAAAGGGACCAACACCACAGGGCACGAATCCCGGGCGAACTCTGCTGAAGTTGCGCCCGTTTACATGACAGCAGCTGCAGGTATAAAACCcgggtggcccagcgggtaaagaaacagacccgCAATCAGCAGGTTGGTGGTTCGAAGGTgacactcaggtgccactgagtcaAGTCCCCC contains:
- the junba gene encoding junB proto-oncogene, AP-1 transcription factor subunit a produces the protein MEQPFYHDDSFLSAYGHSDLKLLKQNMSVGFAEPYRTYKSQLRGAEPDFYPEGASLKLASPELERLIIQGGGGVLTSPAPGHFLPYGRPITEEQEGFADGFVKALDELHKMNQVPPPNVSLGPGAGADGPVYTTLGPCAPNTTGYPSATISYLPHPHYQQPFPPLKEEPQTVPDLQSSDGSPPASPVDMENQERMKAERKRLRNRLAATKCRKRKLERISRLEDKVKALKTDNAGLSGAAARLREQVAQLQQKVLRHVGSGCQLHVKSC